One Natator depressus isolate rNatDep1 chromosome 5, rNatDep2.hap1, whole genome shotgun sequence DNA segment encodes these proteins:
- the CCIN gene encoding calicin, with translation MRMQFTEKNHNSLVLQALNKQRKNREFCDVVLSVDQQVFSAHLNVLAAVSTHVKNLISSNDMKLGDELFIIIDANFLNPTLVEQLLDYFYTGKVLVSEKNVEELLKGANYFNSESLRAHCSDFLLRSLKKNNCLCYLFLANTYELKEVANSAYAGIRDNFHYWSGPEGISDLLHCPHQIFGKLLRDENLHVQNEDQAFLALLQWVKHKRGERDKYFKKFFPYIHLTGVSTKTLLAASREVLLFESHSGPLAQMETILSDRKQESPQSLLLFQRKGALMDSVVILGGQKEHGRFNDGVFAYIIEENMWLKLTEMPYKAAALSATSVGRYIYVSGGTTEQISGLKTAWRYDIDNNSWTKLPDLPIGLVFHTMVTCGGVVYSVGGSTAPRKYVSHIYKYDERKEKWMLAGKMSIPMDATALITKEDKSIYIVTGRCLVNGRFSRVGMVDCFNTQTGEVVQYLTFPIEFNHKPLLSFQQDNILSIQSHKQSLNINLQKIKANKSMNTVPLLPNNYTLDLSHAVCSIGDNKVFVCGGIICAGDKRPEDYSVNPNAYLLDQKTGEWKVLSDPPEALDCPACCTVKLPCKILRKIVIR, from the coding sequence ATGAGGATGCAGTTCACAGAAAAGAACCACAACAGCTTGGTCTTGCAGGCCCTCAACAAGCAGAGAAAGAATAGGGAGTTCTGCGACGTGGTACTCAGCGTGGACCAGCAGGTCTTCTCTGCCCACCTCAATGTCTTGGCAGCTGTGTCTACCCACGTGAAGAATCTGATCTCAAGCAATGACATGAAGTTAGGTGATGAGCTCTTTATCATCATCGATGCTAATTTCCTGAACCCTACCTTGGTGGAGCAGCTGCTGGACTATTTCTACACTGGTAAGGTGTTGGTGTCTGAGAAGAATGTGGAGGAGTTGCTGAAGGGGGCTAACTACTTCAACTCGGAGTCTCTAAGAGCCCACTGCTCTGACTTCCTCCTTAGGTCCCTTAAGAAGAACAACTGCCTGTGCTACCTGTTCCTAGCCAACACTTATGAGCTGAAAGAGGTGGCAAACAGTGCCTATGCTGGTATCCGTGACAACTTCCACTACTGGTCGGGCCCAGAGGGAATTTCAGACCTCCTGCACTGCCCCCACCAGATCTTTGGCAAGCTGCTAAGGGATGAGAACCTTCACGTGCAGAACGAGGATCAAGCCTTTCTTGCCCTGCTCCAGTGGGTGAAACACAAAAGGGGAGAAAGAGATAAGTATTTCAAAAAGTTCTTCCCCTACATTCATTTAACTGGTGTCTCAACCAAGACGCTGCTGGCTGCCAGCCGCGAAGTGCTGCTGTTTGAGAGTCACTCTGGCCCCCTGGCTCAAATGGAGACCATTTTGAGTGACAGAAAGCAAGAAAGTCCTCAAAGTCTGCTGCTTTTCCAAAGAAAGGGGGCCTTAATGGACTCAGTGGTGATTTTAGGAGGCCAGAAAGAGCACGGTAGATTCAATGATGGGGTTTTTGCTTACATTATTGAGGAGAACATGTGGCTAAAACTAACAGAGATGCCATATAAAGCAGCCGCTCTCAGTGCAACTTCAGTCGGGAGGTACATCTACGTCTCTGGAGGAACAACAGAGCAGATATCTGGCTTAAAGACTGCCTGGAGGTATGATATAGATAACAACTCTTGGACTAAACTGCCTGATCTGCCCATAGGTTTGGTCTTCCATACCATGGTGACATGTGGGGGAGTGGTGTACTCTGTAGGAGGCAGCACAGCCCCAAGAAAATATGTCTCTCACATCTACAAGTATGACGAGAGGAAAGAGAAGTGGATGCTGGCTGGGAAGATGAGCATTCCTATGGATGCAACTGCATTGATCACAAAGGAAGACAAGTCTATTTATATTGTGACGGGAAGATGCCTGGTCAATGGGCGTTTCTCCCGAGTAGGGATGGTGGATTGTTTTAACACTCAGACAGGGGAAGTGGTACAGTACCTCAcctttcccattgaattcaatcaCAAACCTCTGTTGTCTTTTCAACAGGACAACATCCTGAGCATACAGAGCCACAAACAAAGTCTGAACATAAACCTGCAGAAGATTAAAGCCAACAAGTCCATGAACACTGTGCCTCTCTTGCCAAATAACTATACTTTGGATTTGTCTCATGCGGTATGTTCTATTGGTGACAACAAGGTGTTCGTGTGTGGAGGCATCATTTGTGCAGGTGACAAGCGACCTGAAGATTATTCTGTCAATCCAAATGCCTACCTGTTAGACCAAAAGACAGGGGAATGGAAAGTTTTGTCTGATCCTCCGGAAGCTCTGGATTGCCCAGCTTGCTGTACAGTTAAACTACCTTGCAAGATTCTCCGAAAAATTGTAATAAGATAA